TATATTATTCAATCATGTTGCTCCCTTTGTGTTGCTTCTCCAGTGCATGGGCTGTCCTGCTGGAAACTGAAAGGTACCATCATGGCCAAGCTCTGGGCAGCTCCAGACAGTAACTGATCTGTGAAAGAGAAACAAATGAACTGCTTTGTCCCTTTGAAAGAGAGATTTTGTAGTACAAATTTGGGGGTTTATCTTGCTAGAGGGCAAAACTTGACAAAGTTCTCATGCAGAACCTTTCTTTTATATAGCTGAGTTAAATCAATCTGTGTAGTATATTATCAGAGCTCTGTAGACtggtttttaaaaattgaattaAAACATATCAAACCTCAGTATATGCAGTGTTAGACTTAGTATATGGTAATGTGGTGTAGCATAAGTAAGACAGTAAGTTTAAAGAGTTGTTTTTAAGGAAAGCTGCTGAATCTTAGTGACCCGACACTCACCGCTGATGTGCTGAGGCGTGGCCGAAAGCAGAGCTGGCTCAGGTTTACTGAACGGGGAGTAATGCAGATCATCCAGCGTCATGCCGGGGTGCTTCTTGTGTCTTGCACGGCAGTTTTGAAACCAAACCTGTGAATGTGTTAATTCTTAACTTAAACTTAAATTCTAAGTGTATTCAGTTATTGATAAAAAATGACAGATACTTTATATTATTGTGATATTcttttgtcaagccaacttagATTCACCAGTTTGTTCAGATAACATGAAAAGATTATTTCAGGGTTAATGATATTATGATCTTAAAGAggatttttgcataattcagtcagtgagataaggtcattcagagtggtttggtgtgaaatcaaTTCGATACATTTAcagctttacattttatttacagttgttATTATAGGAATCAGGAGTTCAACATCTTCAAggcaaatatagtcattttatttggtATCCAAAGTAACCAGTGATTgagtactattttgccttataacaatTCCTGTCAAAATACAGTTTAGACCAAAATCTCATCTAAAACGACATCTCGGCCATCaagcagcatatttgtaacaaTTTCATGTATGAACTTTTTGTGAAACATTAAGGCAttttgttcctatcaccacaactgcgaacaattctgacagcgcattttacattaaacagcTCTCAATAACTGTTTATATCTGAACCATTCATTTAAGCAGAAATTTTGAtgttggaaaattggtggaactcTCCTCTAAGGCACCCAAATTATTTTATAAGCTTAAATAccaaatcactttttacagcatCAATGGGATGCTTGATAACTACTATGAATCTGATACGTAAGGTATGTAGTTGTAAGAATGAAGAATGCACAGACAGCACATCATCACTGTTCACAAGTGTATATTTTGACCTCATCAATCATTTGTTCATTACACTGTATGAAACATTCACAATCAGTGGACCaatacttggaataaaacctttttacatTACACATACTTTTTACATGAACTACATTCCATTTTACAGTAACTtataataaaagttaagaatgtttttgtcctctcctgtaaagttaccgttttggagatactgaTTTTTCTTTCGATAGTGATCATATCAGAGCTTAACGGTTAATCAGAGTTTTTGATTTCACAGTTCCTGAATACAGAATGAAAGAATTGCTACTGAATGATGCTGCTTTATTTTTCCATCCGGAACATGCACATACACGTTCTCATCACTGCATGGTGTTATTTTACCTGTATAACTCTTCGGCTCAGTCCCGTCATGCCTGCCAGTTTCTGCAGAGTCTGAGCGTCAGGATTGTTATCCTGGCTGAACTGTATCTGCATGACCTGAGTAGGAAAAAGTCACACGTAAGGGCAGCAACATGATGCAGAAGCACAATCTTCAGTATGGAACAGCTAGGATACCTGTAGCTGCTCTCGGGTGAAGGACGTGCGGGCTCTTTTTGAAGGCTTCGACAGGTAGTCTGAAGGTAAAGCTCCTTCTAGACCTGAACATTCacaagagggggaaaaaagaatgtCACACACTCCTGTAATTAATACTTcagcactacattaaaacaAGTATGTGCACTGCACGTAATACGCTTGGGGACACCTAGcttacacaaatacattatttaaaaactagGCAGGTTTATATTCAGGAATTacacatataaatatgtttGTGACAGAGTTGTCTTATGAATCATACCATAACCCCCACATTTTATTCCTTTGTTGTGGTGTCAGGAATCATTAAAACCAAGCTTCTGGATGTTTTCCCAtagttgtttacattgtttaatCCATACCATTGTTGTTTCATGATGAGTAAACAAGAATGGtatggaaaagaaaactgtcaaattaGTTTTTTGGCCGATTCCACCAAGGAAGACACTTAGATAAGTGTGAAGCTGAGTTTTGTTCAAATATATCCAAAGGGCTGGTGAATAACACCTTTATGGAGAAAAGCGTTCTTATTCAGTTCAGCAGTAACAGCAAAATTTCAAAAGAAGTCAAGATCTCTGCTAATTCTGGATGGGCGTAGCACATATATTTGCTTTATTGCATTCCCAGGGACAATGCACTGTAATTTATCCAATATAGAACCTGGACAGATACAGGAAGGACAACAGCACTGACCAGCGTTCATGCAGGTACATATAACATGCATGATGCATGCAGAAACCTAAGTTGTTGTACAACAGCACAATTAACAGCACTAATATCCCCAGATGTTTTGAACTGACCCTGCTCTGCTGCCATACTTTCCACCACAATGCCATAGTGTATGCGGCACAGAACCCTGCTGTCCACTAAGCCAAACTCCTCTCCCGTCGACAGCTGTCTTTTGCAGGAGAAACAGGCGAAGCAGGCCAGGTGATATGTGTAGTTTTTGGCCCTGCGGAcccagtcagtggagctgacaTGATGGCCACACCAAGCACATTTAATACCAAAGGTACTGAAAAACAAACGAAACTGCAGTGAGTGTCTTCAtaacacatttacagtgttttatctAAACCTAAATTAAacagatacatttttaaattagttaGATCTCATAGGTGACTTTAGAAAAATAGGCCTTGCAAGTATTTTTACTGGCAGGCAGATTTTTGCAGCCTGTGTTACAAAAAGTTACATTAAGAAATCCAAACAAAGCCCACCTGTTATAATCCATCTTACAGAAAATCTCCTTATTCTTGATGTAGCAGctattgtgttgatgtaaaggTGTTCTGCACACGGAGCACTCCAGACATTTTATATGCCAAGTTAAATCGTTCACCTGAAAAATAGTCTTCATCTGTCTTTTGTTTCAGAAAGCACTTACTAATCAATGACAAAAACAATCTACAAAACCATAGAACTGCTAGTACTCATCATCTGTCTGATTATAAGATAGACAAATATAAGATAATACATCACAATCATTTGTTAACACAACTGtattaataacaacaataaaattcATTTCCATTGGTACATTTATTACAGTAATTGTGCTCTGTTTAGTCTTTTGCTCGCTATTTCACAGAAACTCATAAGCACCTTTAATAAGAATCTGTCCTGAATTTTCCGTGTGCATCGAGCACAGATGGGAGTCTCCTCATTTAGTAAAGATGCTGGCGATGGTTCTTCTTTCAAACCGTCGTCTGTTCCATTCAAGATCGACTACAcatgaaacataaaaatgtatagtttttaaatattttgttgtcCTTTTTTAGTCAGATGAAGAGATTTATAAAGACAAAGCCCATTTTGTCATGGATCACTTTGTTAAAAGTCTTTTTGTAATAATACCTTTTAAATGGGAAtaaaaagacaataaagatACTGCAGTTCGACCTACGTTTGACCTGTTTCTGAAATATCATGACAGATAGTTGTCCAGTTTAAACTCACCATTTCTGAGGGTGATGGCCACTACAGCAGCTGGATGCTCTCTGGCCTCACCTTAAGCCTGTCCTGTTT
This sequence is a window from Pygocentrus nattereri isolate fPygNat1 chromosome 20, fPygNat1.pri, whole genome shotgun sequence. Protein-coding genes within it:
- the si:ch211-236k19.2 gene encoding LIM/homeobox protein Lhx6; protein product: MSRKQRRARNLPCALVKLGSACLYGKVDYVMLNVERPANQTRRENSCESILNGTDDGLKEEPSPASLLNEETPICARCTRKIQDRFLLKVNDLTWHIKCLECSVCRTPLHQHNSCYIKNKEIFCKMDYNSTFGIKCAWCGHHVSSTDWVRRAKNYTYHLACFACFSCKRQLSTGEEFGLVDSRVLCRIHYGIVVESMAAEQGLEGALPSDYLSKPSKRARTSFTREQLQVMQIQFSQDNNPDAQTLQKLAGMTGLSRRVIQVWFQNCRARHKKHPGMTLDDLHYSPFSKPEPALLSATPQHISDQLLSGAAQSLAMMVPFSFQQDSPCTGEATQREQHD